Proteins encoded within one genomic window of Triticum aestivum cultivar Chinese Spring chromosome 2D, IWGSC CS RefSeq v2.1, whole genome shotgun sequence:
- the LOC123050398 gene encoding uncharacterized protein, producing MSAMSGAMEWHAWLSSARLEPALVHEYALVLARNELEAGDAAYFDHDFLRSMGIDVAKHRLEILKLARPGPGERGRRSTSSSAAPLSGLVAAVGRVARYVRALVRLRGESESSSTALVLVPSQQQQPDGHVDVGRSSFGRCKAPKRTRSMPKAPGTTCTRSSAARATRAAGGCRGAATVHAMRDAESGGGGGDETVQWECLFQDLNPN from the coding sequence ATGAGCGCGATGAGCGGCGCCATGGAGTGGCACGCGTGGCTGTCGTCGGCGAGGCTGGAGCCGGCGCTGGTGCACGAGTACGCGCTGGTGCTGGCGCGCAACGAGCTGGAGGCCGGCGACGCCGCCTACTTCGACCACGACTTCCTCCGCAGCATGGGCATCGACGTCGCCAAGCACCGCCTCGAGATCCTCAAGCTCGCGCGCCCCGGCCCCGGAGAGCGGGGCCGCCGTAGTACgtcctcctccgccgcgccgctcTCGGGCCTCGTGGCCGCCGTCGGCCGCGTCGCCAGGTACGTGCGCGCGCTCGTCCGCCTTCGCGGGGAGTCGGAGTCGTCGTCCACGGCGCTCGTGCTGGTCCCcagccagcagcagcagccggACGGCCACGTCGACGTGGGCCGCTCGAGCTTCGGGCGCTGCAAGGCGCCGAAGCGGACCAGGTCCATGCCCAAGGCGCCAGGTACGACGTGCACGCGCTCGTCCGCGGCGAGGGCCACGCGGGCGGCCGGCGGGTGCAGGGGCGCCGCGACGGTGCACGCCATGAGGGACGccgagagcggcggcggcggcggcgacgagactGTCCAGTGGGAATGCCTGTTCCAGGACCTCAACCCCAACTGA